In a single window of the Scyliorhinus torazame isolate Kashiwa2021f chromosome 2, sScyTor2.1, whole genome shotgun sequence genome:
- the LOC140400915 gene encoding prostaglandin E2 receptor EP2 subtype-like isoform X2, producing MEGGQSGSGTVAMIGKDSLGMENGNCEKSANITVGAEPAVSAAMFATGVVGNVLALVVLAAHRRDSRNKASLFHILVSGLIVCDLLGTVLISPMVLAAYSTGRSLRDLGLCRCCAFAMAFFGLTSMLILLAMALERCLSIGCPYLYRRHASKRCGLLAIPAFCAFSGLFCCLPLLGIGQVAQYCPGTWCFIRMWGRPLSLQHRVYSLSYAVLLKLLIVSTLLCNVSVIVNLCRMYQKQRTRRCSRSVHPGGGGDRRPPPAEEVDHLILLAIVTVTFVACSVPLTVRAYIGAIYEEQSHNHYADLQALRCLSFNPIIDPWVFIILNTSKVKKTLSRILC from the exons ATGGAGGGGGGGCAATCAGG ATCAGGGACGGTGGCAATGATCGGGAAAGACTCCctggggatggagaatgggaactGTGAGAAATCTGCAAACATCACGGTGGGGGCCGAGCCAGCAGTCAGCGCCGCCATGTTCGCCACCGGGGTGGTGGGCAACGTGCTGGCGCTGGTGGTGCTGGCGGCGCACCGGCGGGACAGCCGCAACAAGGCGTCGCTCTTCCACATCCTGGTGAGCGGCCTGATCGTCTGCGACCTGCTGGGCACCGTGCTCATCAGCCCCATGGTGCTGGCCGCCTACAGCACGGGCCGCTCGCTCCGGGACCTCGGCCTGTGCCGCTGCTGCGCCTTCGCCATGGCCTTCTTCGGCCTCACCTCCATGCTCATCCTGCTCGCCATGGCGCTGGAGCGCTGCCTGTCCATCGGCTGCCCTTACCTGTACCGGCGCCACGCCAGCAAGCGCTGCGGCCTGCTCGCCATCCCCGCCTTCTGCGCCTTCAGCGGCCTCTTCTGCTGCCTGCCGCTGCTGGGCATCGGCCAGGTCGCCCAGTACTGCCCCGGGACCTGGTGCTTCATCCGCATGTGGGGCCGGCCGCTCAGCCTGCAGCACCGCGTCTACTCGCTGTCCTACGCcgtcctcctgaagctgctgaTCGTCTCCACCCTGCTGTGCAACGTGTCGGTCATCGTCAACCTCTGCCGCATGTACCAGAAGCAAAGGACGCGGCGGTGCTCCCGCTCCGTGCACCCGGGCGGCGGCGGCGACCGGCGGCCTCCCCCCGCCGAAGAGGTGGATCACCTCATTCTCCTGGCCATCGTCACCGTCACTTTCGTCGCCTGCTCCGTGCCCCTCACG GTTCGTGCATACATCGGGGCAATCTATGAAGAACAGTCGCACAATCATTATGCTGACCTTCAGGCTCTCCGATGCTTGTCATTTAATCCAATAATTGACCCGTGGGTTTTTATTATTCTAAATACATCTAAGGTTAAAAAGACCTTGTCCAGGATATTGTGCTAA
- the LOC140400915 gene encoding prostaglandin E2 receptor EP2 subtype-like isoform X1, whose product MWYQVWSSPPRLSETCRAVEVGINPVRVCFCRSGTVAMIGKDSLGMENGNCEKSANITVGAEPAVSAAMFATGVVGNVLALVVLAAHRRDSRNKASLFHILVSGLIVCDLLGTVLISPMVLAAYSTGRSLRDLGLCRCCAFAMAFFGLTSMLILLAMALERCLSIGCPYLYRRHASKRCGLLAIPAFCAFSGLFCCLPLLGIGQVAQYCPGTWCFIRMWGRPLSLQHRVYSLSYAVLLKLLIVSTLLCNVSVIVNLCRMYQKQRTRRCSRSVHPGGGGDRRPPPAEEVDHLILLAIVTVTFVACSVPLTVRAYIGAIYEEQSHNHYADLQALRCLSFNPIIDPWVFIILNTSKVKKTLSRILC is encoded by the exons ATGTGGTATCAGGTCTGGAGCTCTCCACCCCGCCTCTCTGAGACATGCCGCGCTGTCGAGGTGGGCATTAACCCGGTTCGTGTGTGTTTTTGCAGATCAGGGACGGTGGCAATGATCGGGAAAGACTCCctggggatggagaatgggaactGTGAGAAATCTGCAAACATCACGGTGGGGGCCGAGCCAGCAGTCAGCGCCGCCATGTTCGCCACCGGGGTGGTGGGCAACGTGCTGGCGCTGGTGGTGCTGGCGGCGCACCGGCGGGACAGCCGCAACAAGGCGTCGCTCTTCCACATCCTGGTGAGCGGCCTGATCGTCTGCGACCTGCTGGGCACCGTGCTCATCAGCCCCATGGTGCTGGCCGCCTACAGCACGGGCCGCTCGCTCCGGGACCTCGGCCTGTGCCGCTGCTGCGCCTTCGCCATGGCCTTCTTCGGCCTCACCTCCATGCTCATCCTGCTCGCCATGGCGCTGGAGCGCTGCCTGTCCATCGGCTGCCCTTACCTGTACCGGCGCCACGCCAGCAAGCGCTGCGGCCTGCTCGCCATCCCCGCCTTCTGCGCCTTCAGCGGCCTCTTCTGCTGCCTGCCGCTGCTGGGCATCGGCCAGGTCGCCCAGTACTGCCCCGGGACCTGGTGCTTCATCCGCATGTGGGGCCGGCCGCTCAGCCTGCAGCACCGCGTCTACTCGCTGTCCTACGCcgtcctcctgaagctgctgaTCGTCTCCACCCTGCTGTGCAACGTGTCGGTCATCGTCAACCTCTGCCGCATGTACCAGAAGCAAAGGACGCGGCGGTGCTCCCGCTCCGTGCACCCGGGCGGCGGCGGCGACCGGCGGCCTCCCCCCGCCGAAGAGGTGGATCACCTCATTCTCCTGGCCATCGTCACCGTCACTTTCGTCGCCTGCTCCGTGCCCCTCACG GTTCGTGCATACATCGGGGCAATCTATGAAGAACAGTCGCACAATCATTATGCTGACCTTCAGGCTCTCCGATGCTTGTCATTTAATCCAATAATTGACCCGTGGGTTTTTATTATTCTAAATACATCTAAGGTTAAAAAGACCTTGTCCAGGATATTGTGCTAA